A part of Ignavibacteriales bacterium genomic DNA contains:
- a CDS encoding arsenic efflux protein codes for MDIILKILKESTQISLLAAVMMIAVDLLNVLTKEKLELFFKNAKQFRQYILASLIGTVPGCIGGFTNVSLYIHGLISFGALAGAMIAVSGDEAFVMLAMFPKDALILFAILFVIGIFSGWLIDFIVRKYKIPTCENCKEMITHPMEGGFTHYLKEHIFGHIIKKHLWKTALWTFGALAIVEFGLHYLHLEQFTSQYKIVFLIVGALVGLIPESGPHLIFVTLFAQGLIPFSVLLTSSIVQDGHGMLPMLSYSLKDSIKLKVFNFVIGLTIGLIFYAIGF; via the coding sequence ATGGATATAATTTTAAAAATACTAAAAGAGTCAACCCAGATTTCGTTACTTGCTGCAGTAATGATGATTGCTGTTGATTTACTAAATGTGTTAACCAAAGAGAAACTTGAATTATTCTTTAAGAATGCAAAACAGTTTAGGCAGTACATTTTAGCATCGTTAATTGGAACAGTGCCCGGTTGTATCGGCGGATTTACAAATGTTTCACTTTACATCCACGGATTGATAAGCTTTGGTGCACTTGCTGGCGCTATGATAGCCGTTTCAGGCGATGAGGCGTTTGTGATGCTTGCTATGTTTCCAAAGGATGCTTTAATTCTCTTTGCCATTCTTTTTGTTATCGGAATATTCAGCGGTTGGCTTATAGATTTTATTGTTAGGAAATATAAAATCCCTACTTGCGAAAATTGCAAGGAGATGATTACTCATCCTATGGAAGGTGGATTTACACATTATCTTAAAGAACATATTTTTGGACACATAATTAAAAAGCATCTGTGGAAAACTGCACTTTGGACATTCGGTGCTTTAGCTATCGTTGAGTTTGGTCTTCACTATTTGCATCTCGAACAGTTTACCTCGCAATACAAAATTGTCTTTCTGATTGTTGGTGCTTTAGTTGGATTGATACCGGAATCTGGTCCGCATTTGATATTTGTTACTCTTTTTGCACAAGGATTAATTCCATTTTCTGTTTTGTTAACAAGTTCTATTGTTCAAGATGGGCATGGAATGCTGCCGATGCTTTCATATTCACTTAAAGATTCAATCAAACTAAAAGTATTCAACTTTGTAATTGGATTAACGATTGGGTTGATATTTTACGCTATAGGATTTTGA
- a CDS encoding class I SAM-dependent methyltransferase → MTQNKNHWYDGWFYDKFIAPNQDRLFSEIKKIIEPNFTVIDIGCGTGRFPFTVADKSAKVVGIDLSKKNIDKANQTLSKNPNERISFLHTNFSTLISQNFHFDYAVMTYVIHEVNEEDRINLLKELSQIADKIIIGDYLVPRPNGFWSALNEVVEFAAGIDHYRNYKNYVRNGGLKDLADKAELKIIKEIKNKPTTSHLFVLIKKGI, encoded by the coding sequence ATGACACAGAATAAAAATCATTGGTACGATGGCTGGTTTTACGATAAATTTATCGCTCCAAATCAGGATAGATTATTTAGCGAGATAAAAAAGATTATTGAACCAAACTTTACAGTAATTGATATTGGCTGCGGCACGGGTAGATTTCCTTTTACTGTTGCGGATAAATCTGCTAAAGTAGTTGGAATAGATTTATCTAAAAAAAATATTGATAAAGCAAATCAGACCCTTTCCAAGAATCCAAACGAAAGAATTTCATTTCTTCACACAAATTTTTCTACTCTAATCTCTCAAAATTTTCATTTCGATTATGCAGTGATGACTTATGTCATTCACGAAGTAAATGAAGAAGATAGAATCAATCTTCTAAAAGAATTATCTCAAATTGCCGATAAAATTATCATTGGCGATTATCTTGTCCCACGACCAAATGGATTCTGGAGTGCACTGAATGAAGTTGTCGAGTTTGCTGCCGGAATTGATCATTACAGAAATTATAAAAATTATGTCCGCAACGGTGGTCTTAAAGATTTAGCTGATAAAGCTGAATTAAAAATCATAAAAGAAATTAAGAATAAACCGACAACAAGTCATTTATTTGTATTGATAAAAAAAGGAATCTAA
- a CDS encoding arginine decarboxylase, pyruvoyl-dependent: MYVPTKIFFTKGVGRHKDYLSSFELALRNAGIEKCNLVAVSSIFPPSCKRISREEGLKELLPGQITFAVMARNSNNEPNRLIAASIGVAIPADNTQYGYLSEYHPFGVTEKNAGDYAEDLAAQMLATTLGVDFNPESDWNEREQEFKMSGKIVKTFNVTQSAEGDKTGLWKTVIAAAILLP; encoded by the coding sequence TTGTACGTACCAACAAAAATATTTTTTACAAAAGGAGTTGGCAGGCATAAAGATTACCTTAGTTCTTTTGAACTAGCATTACGAAACGCAGGAATTGAAAAATGTAACCTTGTTGCTGTCAGCAGTATATTCCCGCCATCCTGCAAACGGATAAGCAGGGAAGAAGGACTAAAAGAATTATTGCCCGGACAAATTACATTTGCAGTCATGGCAAGAAACTCAAATAACGAACCCAACAGATTAATTGCTGCATCAATTGGAGTTGCCATCCCTGCTGACAATACTCAATATGGATATCTTTCTGAATATCATCCTTTCGGAGTGACAGAAAAAAATGCTGGTGACTATGCTGAGGATCTTGCTGCACAAATGCTTGCTACTACATTAGGTGTAGACTTTAATCCTGAATCTGATTGGAATGAAAGGGAGCAGGAATTTAAGATGTCCGGAAAAATTGTAAAAACATTTAATGTAACTCAATCTGCTGAAGGAGATAAAACGGGTTTATGGAAAACGGTTATTGCAGCAGCAATATTATTACCTTAA
- a CDS encoding DNA starvation/stationary phase protection protein — translation MKSNKLIELLNKNLANLQVLYVKLHNYHWNVKGMNFKSIHEMTEGYYDYFAEQYDEAAERVVQLGGKPLATLQDYLNNASLNEESKNEFDVRIVLSSVLADFEYLNKEFKVISKTANEMLDMPTASYADNNVAWLEKQIWMIKASIG, via the coding sequence ATGAAATCTAATAAACTCATTGAATTGTTGAACAAAAATCTTGCAAATCTTCAAGTACTATACGTAAAACTTCATAACTATCACTGGAATGTGAAAGGAATGAATTTTAAATCTATTCATGAAATGACCGAAGGGTATTACGATTACTTTGCGGAGCAATATGATGAAGCGGCAGAGAGAGTTGTGCAGCTTGGCGGAAAACCGTTGGCAACGTTACAAGATTATCTTAATAATGCTTCACTGAATGAAGAAAGTAAAAATGAATTTGATGTTAGAATTGTTTTGAGTTCAGTGCTTGCAGATTTTGAATATCTGAACAAAGAATTTAAGGTTATATCTAAAACTGCTAATGAAATGCTAGATATGCCAACGGCAAGTTATGCTGATAACAATGTTGCCTGGCTAGAAAAACAAATCTGGATGATCAAAGCAAGTATTGGATGA
- a CDS encoding ATP-binding protein, whose product MVISIASGKGGTGKTTVACGLASVINNCVYIDCDVEEPNGHILLKPKITLEESSYKIIPKINNDLCNFCNKCTEVCEFNALLNFKTEIYLIDELCHSCGACTYFCPQKAITEVRKENGKIRIGETSNNILFYDAYLKVGEASAAPLIKKVKNAYKGDRPIIIDSPPGTSCSMLEAVKDSDFCVLVTESTPFGLNDLKLAMNVLRQINIPYGIVINKYDENFSLLDEYIQNNRLNLLLKIPFRMDIAESYSKGKLPIETVKDYKTMMVDLLEKIKKEVIEKVYA is encoded by the coding sequence TTGGTAATTTCAATTGCATCAGGTAAAGGCGGAACGGGGAAAACTACAGTGGCATGTGGACTCGCTTCTGTAATTAATAACTGTGTTTATATCGACTGTGATGTTGAAGAACCTAATGGTCATATTTTATTAAAACCTAAAATTACATTGGAAGAATCTTCTTACAAGATTATTCCAAAAATAAATAATGACCTGTGCAACTTTTGTAATAAATGTACAGAGGTTTGTGAATTTAATGCTCTTCTTAATTTCAAAACAGAAATTTATTTGATTGATGAACTTTGTCATAGCTGCGGAGCATGTACATACTTTTGTCCTCAAAAAGCAATTACAGAAGTAAGAAAAGAAAATGGGAAAATTAGAATAGGAGAAACTTCAAATAATATTTTGTTTTATGATGCTTATCTGAAAGTTGGTGAAGCTTCTGCGGCTCCACTAATTAAAAAAGTTAAGAATGCTTATAAAGGAGACAGACCGATAATCATAGATTCTCCTCCTGGGACTTCCTGTTCAATGCTGGAAGCAGTTAAAGATTCAGATTTTTGTGTACTCGTTACAGAATCAACTCCGTTTGGACTTAATGATCTTAAACTAGCAATGAATGTATTGAGACAAATAAATATTCCATATGGGATCGTAATAAATAAATATGATGAAAATTTTTCTTTGCTGGATGAATACATTCAAAACAATAGATTGAATCTTTTGTTAAAGATTCCATTTAGAATGGATATTGCTGAAAGTTATTCAAAAGGAAAACTTCCAATAGAAACAGTTAAAGATTATAAAACAATGATGGTAGATCTGTTAGAAAAAATTAAAAAAGAAGTGATTGAAAAAGTGTATGCCTGA
- the cydD gene encoding thiol reductant ABC exporter subunit CydD, which yields MNFSKELFSEIKPVRINFILVIFFGLLAAVTTILLALSLSKIINGVFLSQQTLQDVSTLIIIFIILAFLKSILIWSQQFFSTSLVTFVKKSFRKKILLKIEEIGLLKLKSERTGELVNTLLNGVDKLEDYFSKFLPQMFLSIFIPIIILIFVFPLDWLTAIVFIVTAPIIPIFMFLIGSIAEKMNRKQWQTLSRMSAYFLDVLQGLTTLKIFNRINDTIKKIDDISNQFRIKTLNVLKIAFLSALVLEVTATISVAVVAVEIGLRLLNGNFVFSDALFILIIAPEFYLPLRILGTTYHARMEGIAAFERINDVLNYKSSKSNFVSNANVECNFNIKDSISLNNISYTYTDREIKALDNVSLTIETNKVTAIVGASGSGKTTLMNILLRFFNPTDGNIFIGETDLQFVKEEYWRNNLSWLPQNPHLFSKTILENLQIAKQQASFDEVLNAAKSARIHEFILKLANGYNTLVGENGAKLSGGEIQRIALARAYLRNAPLLFVDEPTANLDPIVEDEIVKDMHKLFYGKTVFIIAHRLNTIVKADKIIVMRDGRIEELGNHNELLLRNGYYKKLLDAHGEMI from the coding sequence ATGAATTTTAGCAAAGAACTTTTTAGTGAAATTAAACCAGTTAGAATAAATTTTATTCTTGTTATTTTTTTTGGATTACTCGCCGCTGTAACAACAATTCTACTCGCACTGTCTTTAAGCAAAATTATTAATGGAGTTTTTTTATCGCAGCAAACATTACAAGATGTTTCTACGTTAATAATAATTTTTATAATTCTTGCTTTCCTAAAATCAATCCTAATTTGGAGCCAGCAATTCTTTTCTACAAGCCTTGTTACATTTGTAAAAAAATCTTTTCGAAAAAAAATATTATTAAAAATTGAAGAGATTGGACTGCTAAAACTAAAATCAGAAAGAACCGGCGAACTTGTAAACACTTTATTAAATGGAGTTGATAAACTTGAAGATTATTTTTCAAAGTTTCTCCCTCAAATGTTTTTATCGATCTTTATACCAATTATAATTTTAATTTTTGTTTTTCCACTCGATTGGCTGACCGCCATTGTATTTATAGTTACTGCTCCAATTATTCCAATTTTTATGTTTCTTATCGGTTCAATTGCAGAAAAGATGAACAGGAAGCAGTGGCAAACTTTAAGCAGGATGAGTGCTTACTTTCTTGACGTTTTACAAGGATTAACTACTCTAAAAATATTTAACCGTATCAATGATACAATCAAAAAGATCGATGATATTTCTAATCAATTTAGAATTAAAACTCTCAATGTTTTAAAGATTGCATTTCTTTCTGCTTTGGTTCTCGAAGTAACTGCAACAATCAGTGTAGCTGTTGTCGCTGTTGAAATCGGGTTGAGACTTTTAAACGGCAACTTTGTTTTTTCTGATGCGCTGTTCATTTTAATTATTGCACCGGAGTTTTATTTACCGTTAAGAATTTTAGGTACAACATATCATGCCAGAATGGAAGGCATTGCAGCGTTTGAGAGAATTAATGATGTACTGAATTATAAATCATCTAAATCCAATTTTGTTAGCAATGCAAATGTTGAATGTAATTTTAATATTAAAGATTCTATTTCTTTAAATAATATTTCTTACACATATACTGATAGAGAAATAAAAGCTTTAGATAATGTTTCTTTAACTATCGAGACTAATAAAGTAACTGCAATTGTTGGAGCATCAGGCTCAGGTAAAACTACTTTAATGAATATCCTGTTAAGATTTTTCAATCCAACTGATGGTAATATTTTTATTGGAGAAACAGATTTACAATTTGTTAAAGAAGAATACTGGAGAAATAATCTTTCATGGCTTCCACAAAATCCACATCTCTTTTCAAAAACGATTCTTGAGAATTTACAAATTGCAAAACAACAAGCATCATTTGATGAGGTTTTAAATGCTGCAAAGAGTGCCCGCATCCACGAATTTATTTTAAAACTTGCAAATGGATATAACACTTTAGTTGGTGAAAATGGAGCAAAGTTAAGCGGCGGAGAAATCCAAAGAATAGCTTTAGCACGAGCTTATTTGCGTAACGCTCCCCTTCTATTTGTTGATGAGCCAACTGCAAATTTAGATCCTATTGTTGAAGATGAAATTGTAAAAGATATGCACAAACTTTTTTACGGTAAAACTGTTTTTATTATTGCACATCGTTTAAATACTATTGTTAAAGCTGATAAAATAATTGTAATGAGAGATGGAAGAATCGAAGAATTAGGTAATCACAATGAGTTATTATTAAGAAACGGTTACTATAAAAAACTACTTGATGCTCACGGTGAAATGATATGA
- a CDS encoding NifB/NifX family molybdenum-iron cluster-binding protein: MKERIAISIEENDNGVETVAEHFGRCSKFKVCELDDDKTLIKTEIYFNPLVGEHNGACQLPGYVKQFNVSTIIAGGMGQKAVNNFLDYGINVITAPGLLSQDAFDLYLQGKLSGYEACKHEHHHH; encoded by the coding sequence ATGAAAGAAAGAATAGCCATTTCAATTGAAGAAAACGATAACGGAGTAGAAACTGTTGCAGAACATTTTGGAAGATGTTCTAAATTTAAAGTTTGTGAACTTGATGATGATAAAACATTAATAAAAACAGAAATATATTTTAATCCCTTAGTCGGTGAACATAACGGCGCTTGCCAATTACCAGGATATGTTAAGCAATTTAATGTTAGCACAATTATCGCCGGTGGAATGGGACAAAAAGCTGTTAACAATTTTCTTGATTATGGTATAAATGTTATCACAGCTCCGGGACTTCTATCTCAGGATGCGTTCGATCTTTATTTGCAAGGAAAGCTAAGTGGTTACGAAGCTTGTAAACACGAACATCATCATCATTGA
- a CDS encoding co-chaperone GroES, which produces MKIKPLDDRVLLEPMPAEEKTSSGLIIPDTAKEKPRVGTVIAVGTDEDLKEKIKEGNKVLFAKYGGDEIEMNGKEYRILQRSDILGVVED; this is translated from the coding sequence ATGAAAATTAAACCTTTAGACGACCGTGTTTTACTTGAACCAATGCCAGCCGAAGAAAAAACTTCTTCCGGATTAATTATACCAGATACTGCTAAAGAAAAACCTCGTGTTGGAACCGTGATTGCAGTAGGAACTGATGAAGACCTTAAAGAAAAAATTAAAGAGGGTAATAAAGTCTTGTTTGCTAAATACGGTGGAGATGAAATTGAAATGAATGGTAAAGAATACAGGATATTACAACGGTCCGATATTCTTGGCGTTGTTGAAGATTAA
- a CDS encoding DUF5320 domain-containing protein, with protein sequence MPNLDGTGPQGQGPLSGRKRGRCTGTEKADRQNQSSENQEVIYGLGRGGRPRGGGGFGQAQKGQQGQGRRRGFGRNQTFKK encoded by the coding sequence ATGCCAAATTTAGATGGAACAGGTCCACAAGGACAAGGTCCTTTGAGTGGAAGAAAAAGAGGACGCTGCACAGGAACGGAAAAAGCCGATAGACAAAACCAATCATCCGAAAATCAAGAAGTTATTTATGGACTTGGACGTGGTGGAAGACCACGAGGTGGGGGTGGATTTGGGCAAGCACAAAAAGGGCAGCAAGGACAAGGAAGAAGAAGAGGTTTTGGAAGAAACCAAACTTTTAAGAAGTAG
- a CDS encoding ATP-binding protein, whose translation MPEKHYKQIVILSGKGGTGKTTVATALSEIAENKLVIDTDVDAANMHLVFDYYINSEYDYYGGKKAEINPNKCSQCGMCESVCRFDAIKNFKVNRTSCEGCGFCFRVCPDDAISFYESKSGVYSECELEDHSKFYYAQLLAGEGNSGKLVSEIKKKAHEQVKGNVKWIIIDGPPGIGCPVNASLSGVDFVVIVTEPTQSGLHDLKRLINLLKIFKIPSGVIVNKYDINTDMSNVIEQFIESEGISLLAKIPFDKKFIKAIQNSKSIIEYDHSYKNKFKIIWNDIQKIILN comes from the coding sequence ATGCCTGAGAAACACTATAAACAAATTGTAATACTTAGCGGTAAAGGTGGAACCGGTAAAACAACTGTTGCAACTGCATTATCAGAAATTGCGGAAAATAAACTTGTAATTGACACCGATGTTGATGCTGCTAATATGCATTTAGTTTTTGATTACTACATCAACTCAGAGTACGATTACTACGGTGGGAAAAAGGCTGAAATCAATCCCAATAAATGTTCGCAATGTGGAATGTGTGAATCAGTCTGCAGATTTGATGCTATAAAGAATTTTAAAGTAAACAGAACAAGCTGTGAAGGATGTGGTTTTTGTTTTCGTGTTTGTCCGGATGATGCAATTTCATTTTATGAATCAAAATCCGGAGTTTATTCGGAGTGTGAGTTAGAAGATCACTCTAAATTCTATTATGCACAATTATTAGCGGGTGAAGGTAACTCCGGTAAACTTGTAAGCGAAATTAAAAAGAAAGCCCATGAACAGGTTAAGGGAAATGTAAAATGGATAATAATTGATGGACCACCCGGAATTGGTTGTCCTGTTAATGCAAGTTTATCTGGAGTAGATTTTGTTGTGATTGTAACTGAACCGACACAATCTGGTTTACACGATTTAAAAAGATTAATAAACCTGTTAAAGATATTTAAGATTCCAAGTGGTGTGATAGTAAATAAATATGATATCAACACTGATATGAGCAATGTTATTGAGCAATTTATAGAATCAGAAGGAATTTCTCTGCTTGCAAAAATTCCCTTTGACAAAAAATTCATTAAAGCAATTCAAAATTCTAAATCTATAATTGAATATGATCATTCCTATAAAAACAAATTCAAGATTATTTGGAATGATATTCAGAAAATCATTTTAAACTGA
- a CDS encoding NifB/NifX family molybdenum-iron cluster-binding protein produces MLIAVTSSGDSFDSLVNERFGRCQFFLIVDPDTMKLEAVPNPAEKAQGGAGPKAAEVLINKGVNILLTSHVGDKAEEALKRGNIKIVSGLSSKLKVTDAITNYLSKQKEEK; encoded by the coding sequence ATGTTAATAGCAGTAACATCATCCGGAGATTCATTCGATTCTTTGGTAAATGAAAGATTTGGACGATGCCAATTCTTTTTAATTGTTGATCCGGATACAATGAAGTTGGAAGCTGTTCCCAATCCTGCAGAAAAAGCACAAGGTGGTGCAGGCCCCAAAGCAGCAGAAGTTTTAATTAACAAGGGAGTAAATATTTTATTAACGAGTCACGTTGGTGATAAGGCTGAAGAAGCACTTAAAAGAGGGAATATTAAAATTGTAAGTGGTTTAAGTAGCAAATTAAAGGTTACAGACGCAATAACTAATTATTTATCAAAACAAAAAGAGGAAAAGTGA
- a CDS encoding ATP-binding cassette domain-containing protein: MINDFDLLNNKLIKAETRMNNIQSLHESLTGLMMNLTVIVMLLTAIPDVTNGILEGVYLSVISIGIMASFEAVAQIPQAFQYLGKSTEAGNRLFKITETSNQRLDQNTVTEFPSDYNLRLDNISFSYNTKTNALANISFSVNPGEKVAIVGASGAGKSTLVNILTKLWDYNSGDIFLGSLNYKNISDDRIRNIISVVPQKVHLFTGTIKENLLVAKPDATDDELMLALSKVNLETLVNSLPEKLNTNIGELGKKLSGGESKRLTIARALLKDSQIIIFDEINSHVDNLTEKKILETVSKIPKDKSILFITHRIVQMEMFDRIIVFSNGKIVESGLHQELLEQDGYYKKLIDFQNQKITDTDLRLTLN; encoded by the coding sequence TTGATAAACGATTTTGATCTTCTGAATAATAAACTGATAAAAGCTGAAACCAGAATGAATAACATTCAATCGTTACACGAAAGTTTAACCGGTTTGATGATGAACTTAACTGTAATTGTAATGTTACTTACAGCAATTCCGGATGTTACAAATGGAATTCTTGAAGGTGTTTACTTATCCGTAATCTCAATTGGAATTATGGCGTCGTTCGAAGCGGTTGCACAAATTCCACAAGCATTTCAATATCTTGGAAAGAGCACAGAAGCGGGAAATAGATTATTTAAAATTACTGAGACGAGTAACCAACGGCTTGACCAAAATACTGTAACTGAATTTCCTTCGGATTATAATTTAAGATTAGATAATATTTCATTTTCTTATAACACCAAGACCAATGCACTTGCAAATATTTCCTTTTCAGTTAATCCCGGAGAAAAAGTTGCAATTGTTGGTGCAAGTGGTGCTGGTAAATCTACACTTGTAAACATCTTAACCAAACTATGGGATTATAATTCTGGTGATATTTTTCTTGGTAGCCTAAACTATAAAAATATTTCTGATGACAGAATTAGAAATATTATTTCTGTTGTACCGCAAAAAGTCCATTTATTTACCGGAACAATAAAAGAAAATCTTCTAGTCGCAAAACCTGATGCAACAGATGATGAACTTATGCTTGCATTATCCAAAGTTAATCTTGAAACACTTGTAAATAGTTTACCTGAAAAGTTAAATACAAATATCGGTGAGCTTGGTAAAAAATTAAGTGGTGGAGAAAGTAAGCGTTTAACAATTGCAAGAGCATTATTAAAGGATTCACAAATAATAATATTTGATGAAATAAATTCTCACGTTGATAATCTGACAGAAAAAAAAATTCTCGAAACAGTTTCAAAAATTCCAAAAGACAAATCAATTTTATTTATAACACATCGAATTGTACAAATGGAAATGTTTGATAGAATTATTGTTTTCTCAAACGGAAAGATTGTTGAAAGTGGCTTGCACCAGGAATTATTAGAACAAGACGGTTATTATAAAAAACTAATTGATTTTCAGAATCAAAAAATTACTGATACTGATTTGAGGTTAACTTTAAATTAA
- a CDS encoding NifB/NifX family molybdenum-iron cluster-binding protein: MLVAISIEKPELLSEISNGFGISKYFLIYDSEMNTSDFFPNPYSTELGGAGIQSARFLFEKNIEALITANIGLHPLSFLNSLNIKVYRCIKESAEEAIKLFKEKKLEEIEISENELYTKRNRKRFRRNSSNGIRIKHQNKI, translated from the coding sequence ATGTTGGTTGCTATCTCAATTGAAAAACCTGAATTGTTGTCCGAAATTTCTAATGGATTTGGAATCAGTAAATATTTTTTGATTTATGACTCAGAAATGAATACATCAGATTTTTTTCCAAATCCTTATTCAACGGAATTGGGCGGTGCCGGAATTCAATCCGCCCGATTTCTTTTCGAAAAAAATATTGAGGCTTTAATAACAGCAAATATTGGCTTACATCCATTAAGTTTTTTGAATTCCTTAAATATAAAAGTATACCGTTGTATAAAAGAATCGGCTGAAGAAGCAATTAAGTTATTTAAGGAAAAAAAACTTGAGGAAATTGAGATTAGTGAGAATGAGCTTTATACAAAAAGAAATAGAAAAAGATTTAGAAGAAATTCTTCTAATGGTATCAGAATTAAACATCAGAATAAAATTTAG
- a CDS encoding acyl-CoA thioesterase translates to MENGYCSSNIITLKEMETYNKIISIEINIEVKTYDIDVAGHVNNVVYIRWLEDMRIELLTKIYPLEKLLAINFYPVVTSSEIKYKKQIKLFDRPVGKMLLQSYSHGVFILKAEIIVNGKLSFTATQKCVLMNLTSGQMLPQNQSDLLYPGLLTKNLFRSNQQELLTSN, encoded by the coding sequence ATGGAAAACGGTTATTGCAGCAGCAATATTATTACCTTAAAAGAGATGGAGACTTATAATAAAATCATAAGTATCGAAATAAATATTGAAGTTAAAACTTATGATATTGATGTTGCCGGACACGTAAATAACGTAGTTTATATACGCTGGCTAGAAGATATGCGTATAGAATTACTTACCAAAATATATCCTTTAGAAAAACTGCTGGCTATAAATTTCTACCCTGTTGTAACTTCGAGCGAAATAAAATATAAAAAGCAGATAAAACTTTTTGATAGACCGGTTGGTAAAATGTTATTGCAAAGTTATTCGCACGGTGTTTTTATACTAAAAGCCGAAATCATTGTTAACGGAAAACTCTCTTTTACAGCGACTCAAAAATGTGTCCTAATGAATTTAACTTCCGGCCAAATGCTTCCTCAAAATCAGAGTGATTTATTATACCCAGGTTTACTAACTAAAAATCTTTTTAGGAGTAACCAACAAGAACTTCTTACATCTAATTAA
- a CDS encoding radical SAM protein: MSILFGPIPSRRLGRSLGINNIPPKVCSYSCVYCQVGLTTHLSTEQKEFYSPMIIYTEVKDRLKNLKSNKERIDYLSFVPDGEPTLDVNLYETIQLLQDFGIKIAVFTNSSLIWKKEVQEALKIADYVSVKIDAINESTWKHINHPALSLNLNKILDGILEFKEIYNGTLVTETMLINGMNDNEDELIKVAHFIVKVDPEISYLTIPTRPTPLTNIHRPERVKTKNVYRIVKSIFNNTELLDEYEGNEFSITSETEDSLISIMAVHPMRKDAVENYLKKSNSNWNTVKRLIETKKIKELIYDGNTFYKKN; encoded by the coding sequence ATGTCAATTTTATTTGGACCAATACCATCAAGAAGATTAGGAAGAAGCCTTGGTATAAATAATATTCCTCCAAAAGTTTGCAGCTATTCCTGTGTTTATTGCCAGGTTGGATTGACAACTCACTTATCAACTGAGCAGAAAGAGTTTTACTCACCTATGATTATTTATACCGAAGTAAAAGATCGTTTGAAGAATCTAAAATCTAATAAAGAAAGAATCGATTATCTTTCTTTCGTTCCAGATGGTGAGCCAACACTTGATGTAAATCTTTATGAAACAATTCAACTGCTTCAGGATTTTGGAATTAAGATTGCTGTGTTTACAAACTCATCTCTAATATGGAAAAAGGAAGTTCAAGAAGCATTAAAAATCGCTGATTATGTTTCAGTTAAGATTGATGCAATAAATGAATCTACCTGGAAACATATTAATCATCCTGCTTTATCACTTAATCTAAATAAAATATTAGATGGAATTTTGGAGTTCAAAGAAATTTACAATGGCACACTTGTAACTGAAACAATGCTAATAAATGGAATGAATGATAATGAAGATGAACTTATCAAGGTTGCTCATTTTATTGTAAAGGTAGATCCAGAAATTTCTTATCTGACAATTCCGACAAGACCTACTCCATTAACAAATATTCACAGGCCGGAAAGAGTAAAAACAAAAAATGTGTATAGAATAGTAAAATCTATTTTTAATAACACCGAATTATTGGATGAGTATGAAGGGAATGAATTCTCTATAACCAGTGAAACAGAAGATAGTTTAATCAGCATTATGGCAGTTCATCCAATGAGAAAAGATGCTGTTGAAAATTATTTGAAAAAATCTAATTCAAATTGGAATACAGTAAAAAGACTCATTGAAACAAAAAAGATTAAAGAGCTTATATACGATGGAAATACTTTTTACAAAAAGAATTAA